The DNA region GAATATTACATTGCCTTCTCTATGTCTAGAAATTTGTATACCAATTTATGGTTGAAAAGGAATTTAGTTCTTAGCAGCTAGCTAACAGTTTTTGCTGTATATTGTTTGTGATTCTTAGGTTTCTATGTTGCAAGGGGGAGAATTAAAACTTAAATGTCAGCGTGCTAGAAAAGTGTAAAGTATTTATTTGTAATGGATGTAAAGTCTCTAGCAAAGTCAAAGAGGGCTCACACTCAAAGCCATAGTAAAAGGCCCCATGGCTCTCATACAAAACAGAAATCAATAACCCCGTCTGATGGAACTAACGATGCCGGAAGGGCAAAGAAGCCTTTGGGAAAGCAAGTTCCAGAGAAACCCCATCGGTCTCAGGGTGCATCTAGACTTCCCACAAACTGGGACCGCTACGAGGAAGAATTTGATTCAGGGTCTGAAGATCCGTCCGTCAGTAACAGCACTAGTCAACCTTCTGATGTTATTTTGCCAAAGAGTAAAGGAGCAGACTATTGTCACTTGATTGCTGAGGCTCAGTCTCAATCTCAGTCAAATTTATACATGGATAGCTTTCCTTCTTTGGATGATGTTATGCCTGGTGTGTCCTTGCTTCTTTTTGATTCTtagctgtaatttttttttttatgtcatttaAGAAATTTTAGCTGTTTATATTGGCCTATACTGGGCTGTTTACGTAACTCAGATCTAGCATTTTTATCCAATTAAAAGTTTCCATATCTATcatgttcttatattttggttTTCATCGCTTTGATCAGACATTTTTGTGGAAATAAGCACCCGTAGCCATAGGTTTGTTACtgttaatgaaatatttttctttatcttcataAGGTGGTGTAATTAGTATCTGATGATTCACTTAAAACTATTTTCGTAATGTTTTTCAGTACTCTTAAAAATTTCTTTGTTGCGATTAATTTCTGTACATATCTGATTCTGGAAGTGAATATTACTCGTGGCATGTAAATTTGGCCTATTTGTAAGATATTAATTGATTATGCCACAGGAAGTTTGCAAGTCCATTCCCTTCCTGATCAGTATATTTGAGACAAACTCTGACATGGTTACCATTTCCTGTTCCTCAGATAATTAATCTTTCCATCAGTTGCTGTGGGTTATATCTTTTTCTATAAAGCaggaaattgaaaaacaaagtaGCTATATTTACTTATCCATTGGCTTTCACTGTCGCTGCTTAATAAATAGATGGTGTTAAGGTTTCAATTTGAAGCACTTGTTATAAAATTAATGGCTAATTTGACAGGAGAATTAAATCAGGGACTAGGCCCAATGCTGTCAGTTAGGGGAGAGGGCATTCTATCTTGGATTGGAAATGATAATTTTGTTGTAGAAGACAAGACAGCTGCAACTCATGAGGTAGTTTTTATTCCCCACCTTCTTTTTTGCCCCATTATCTCTTTGGAACAAGGGAAACGATTTCAAAAACTGAGAGAAAAGGAGAGCTTGGGCATTTTATTCCCATTTTAGAGAGTCTCAGAAACACGTTTGCCTGCTTGATTATACATTATTTATGTTCAATTCAGTTGTTTAGTCACTGTTGTGAGTAGAGgcatgactctctctctctctttgagaaTTGATTTGGTTTTCTTGACTTGAAAATGACCCTAACTTATTGCTCTTGACACTGGATTGTTCCCCATCTTAGTAATTCAAATGAATTCCTTTTGCAATTTGATTGTCAAGAATACTTGAATGCCACAAACACACCAATAAATGCTTGtgtgttccttttttttgttaaatttttttttacacaagatagaaattctactctaatctaatctaaatgtatatgggCGTGAgtctccctcttggagacttgaattccggcccttgccccccacagcctacaaacacttatacttgtggagtgaccatcacaccaagggtgtgcagtggtTATGTGCTTGTGTTAAAGACCTAATTGTTATCTAAGAAAGTGAAAAATTAAACATTGCATTTATTTTAGagtcattttaattaattggatATGCAATACATCAGGCCGCAATGTAATTCCAGGTTGAGGTCGGGTTCGGTTGTTGAAATACCACAAAGTTTATAGGATTTACTTTACATTGTCTTTCATGTCTACCATGGGTTTTCTTGTGGGATTTTTTATAGCATGAAGCTATGTTGGAGTCTTCCTTAAATAAAAGGGGACAAGGGGGTAGTACATTCCTCACAATAAAGAAATGACATTGCCTGTTGAGTGGCACTGGAACGGTTGGCATTTCTGTCTACCATAGgtgtgcctttttttttggtatgaagGTTTAACTCTGGGAATTTGAACTTCTAAGCATCAGAATCTGTGTATAACTGAACCTCCTGACTACGTGTGCTTGTggagggtttagggtttaggagGTTTTTTGATCTAGGATTTAGAGTTGTTGAAGAAGGGGTTATAGGGTTGTGTTAGGAATTAAAAGgggtttgatgagttttttgaTGGCTAAATTGGTAGAAAAAAATATGTGGGATTTTAGGGGTTTCAGAGGTAAAAGAAAGGGCTTGATTTGGGGTTGTAAGGAAGAAGGAAATAAGAGAATTTTTGGTGCTCAGGGTGTTCACCataacttattaaataaaacccccccattaaaaacttttttaaccCTTGGAGACATTTAGCTAGACCTTTACAACCACACTCCACAAGTAGTAACAATGTTGCTTGGACGCTTTAAAGATGTGCTAGATACATTAGTCTGACCCAATGCAGCATGGCAAGTGAGGCATGGGGTATATCGTATATGTTCTGTACATTTGTTCCTTCTTTCCAGTGTATAAAATTCTATAGCATGTCAAAGCAAGAggtaaaaaagagagaagggaaTCTAACTTGTATAATCATGGGGggatagaaaaataataatgaagcaACACATGTTCTTATAAATATGATAGGCAAGCCAAATTGTGCTTTGCAATTCCATTTTAAGCGATGCactttttattgttattgttttattagAGATTTGCTTCAGGCCACCTGTGGCTGTTATGTAAAATTTAGTTGGCTAACATGCTCCtccaaccttttttttctttcttctttccaaCCTGGGTGGTTAATCGTACAGGCATCATTTCTCTCCTTGAATTTGCATGCTCTTGCTGAACAACTTGCGAAAATAGACTTATCACAGAGGCTATTCATTGAAGCAAATCTATTACCACCTGAGCTGGTATGTTTGATTTTCCATTGTGTTATTGAAAATTATTTGGTGACTCTGTAGCAAGTTTTATAATGACTACATGAAGAGTAAAACTAGCATCTAttagtattaacaaaatataaacaaaagataactgttttagtttttaacatTTCAACTCAATCATCTATCAAAATTGGACCTCAACGTTCTTTTAATTCCCAAAAATCACCTATGCTTGATTTTGTTGCAAATTCCACAGAAATTTCCCTTTCAATGTACAAAACCAAAGAATTTGTTAGAAAATCATCTACCTCCTTTCctaaatttcaaaatgacaatAGCATTCTTTAAGGCTCTATTTGGTGAGAAATCTTCAGtgttaaaagaacaaaaaaagatgagtattaGATTGGAAAGAATCTTGTTTGTTTCAACTGTTGTTTGGGGAAACCTTTTGGAGTAATTAAGAAGGAATTTGTTGGCGCCAAGAGCCACGTAGCTCAACTAGCATCTCCTGGTGTTCTAATGGAGATGTCCAGGATTCATATCCACCTTCtcccattgtaactatcaaattatcccaaaaaaagaaggaatttgCTGGCAACATTTAGATTTGGCTGTCCAGAGACAATAGGACATGTATGTTAGCAATTATACTATTCCTAAAATGTTTCAGTGGAAATAAACCTGAAGTCAATTAAACATTTATACTATTGTTTAGTACAATTCTTCAAACTCATGTTTGCAAATCAACGATTTTCAATTTGTGGTATGACCATAAAAAGGGGCATATATGAACTTCATGTCAAAACTTTTGATATCTTCATAATATCTGAGATGCCCTTGGTTTTTATTCTAAAGAAGTCAATGTTGTATGTTACATCTCACACACTTTATACATCAGTGCACAGAGGGAATAGAGACAAGCAGATGTCAAGAATCTAACCAGATGCAAACATGTTATAGTCAAGCATCCACAACAATATCTGAAAAATTTTCTGAGAAGTTTAAGATTGAAGATCGAAGTTCCGAAGTTACATCATCTGGCTCCTCTGGAAGTAGCACAAATCAAACCTTGTCTGGCCGTGAGTCGATTTCAGTGAAGTGCATTGATGTTGATCTCAGAGAAATTGGCAAATCTACTCAAAATGAAGCATCGCAATCAACAGCAGAACACAGTGTGAAGGCTGTTTTGAAGCATCACAATCAAAAGAAACTCTCCACAATTGAGGCAGCAGATGCAGAGGAGGAATTGGATATGCTTCTAGACTCTTATGGAGAGACCAAGAAGGCTTTTAATTCCTCTGATTTTAGGTCCAATAACCCCTTTCCTGTTTCACAAAAAGAAGTTTATGTGGCTCCATCACTTTCAAAGATAGGGCCAGATTCATCTAAAACTTCGTCAGGTATTGCTAATCTTGACGATGCACTTGATGACTTACTTGAGGAAACATCAAATCTGATGAACCAAACTGGTTTATCGCAGCCCCTAGAAGAAAAGGCTGTCCATCGAGTTCAGACTTCTTCCTCACACTCTGGAACCAAGTCCAAAGTTTTAGATGAATTTGATTCATGGTTGGATACAATTTGATGTAGGTTTGAAATTCTTACCCATCTAACCTAAGATCTTGTGTTAAATTTGTGTTCAAGGTTAGCTCTGCCCTTACCTTCCAAGTAAAATTCATCTAATGGTCCATggttcttaaaaagaaacaatttgAGGAAGTTCAATTGTGCAAAATGATATTCCAGATACGCGGCATACGCCTATGCGATATGATGGGAAACAACCTGTATACCCGCATAATTTGGTTAAACTTGTACGAGGGTCTTGgtgttgaaaattttaaaccaaaaacCCCCAGATATCCTAGGAAAAACACTACACCCTGGAATACATATTTTTCTCTGGTTATAAACATGAAAGGTGGTCTTATATTTATTCTTCCCTGAAcgtattaagatttttttatttggtatacTATTAAGCTGCCTTGTTAAAGTAAACATAACTTTTCAGGCAAAACAGtagattctttttttatttttcatttgatacactcacataaaaaaaaaaatactcagtgttgttgagtcATTTCACATCAGTAaagtgtgatattgagaaagaATTTATCATTTGCTCCGTGACATTAATTGCCgtatgcagttttggtgttggcgtgtaaGTGTATTCTCTTAcgtcattttcttttcctatatatgtgtgtgtttatcaaataaaaaaatatattcagtGTTGTCAAGTCatcccacatcggtaaggtgtgatattaaGAAGAGGTCTTGCTTCgtgacactaactgccgcatgcagttttggtgttgatgTGTAAGTGTATTTTCTTATATCATCTTCCTTCTCCTAAATATATATGACAATAGATTCTTTTGATCAAAGCAAAAGGCATCGTTGATATAAATGGTATATTTTCAAACCCATGGAAATTTATGTATAAGATCCATTGAAGTAAAATAATTACCAAGCTTCCAAAACTTTGGAGCAGAGGCTGTGTATCcaaaataatgtaattaatgTGTTGCTAGAAATATTTCAAGCACCGCAATCGCTTTCACCCAACCAAATTACATGAACAAACAAAAATCCATCGTCTTTCTATAATTTCTACACCATAGAAGAAGAATTGGAAATTGTTAGCAATAATGATGATTGTTACTTGCGAACTGGGAGAAGGAGAGGAGGAAATACCAGCCAGTGAAGCTACCAAAAACTCCTTCTGATCCTTATCTCTCAGAGGATCCTCCTCTTTCTTCCCAGCATTGCAAAGACAGGCAACGGTGGTGGCTGTATAATCCCCATTTTCTAGATCCTCTCCAACCCTATCCTACTCTGGCATGAAAGGAGATAGCATTTGCATAAGTtcatacaaatttatttatttatttatttgtgtttattttagcataaaaaacCACAGTTTTCTTAATTGTTTCTCCTTCACATACGACAAATCACTATCTACTCTCTTCTTTTGTTATAGTAATAggtaaagaaataataaaaaattaaatgtaaaatgaatAGTGCTATTGTCAATTTACATGGTTACTATAATAATCATGTATTTTTATACAACTTTGCATGGATTGATGTGGGTGAGTTTTGAACTTATTTATTGGTTAAAATGTGacactttttctattatacaaatACTAATGAGTCTAACAATACTATTTAACAATTTTCTATATGATaataacatgttttgttttattcAAGTCTAAGAACTTTATTATATTTGGTCACTTTATTTTTATGAGGTCATACAAATAATTTATTCAGAAacaagttaattttttttagcatgttaatattttatttaggtCAATTTTTTTGGGgcatgttaatattttattgtgaattATTAATTGCTGAATTATTTAGAAATTCACTAGCATGACATTTGTCCTTTGACAGTTGTCCCAGTATGTTGAATCTCGGGGATCCAAAATAAATTTGTGACTTTTCCAAGGGTTTCAGAAATACAATAATCATTCATCCTGGATTAAAATATCTTAGATTTTATAGGATATTCtactaaataaatttcttggactattttttttaataataaatggatcaaataataatgccacatcattaatttaataacaaaacctaaaaataacgATGCCATGtcaactaattaaaataaacaaattgacatttcaaattttttaaaattttaaaaactttaacAACACAGATCTAAAACCTAATCTCAAAGCTGTGACTCTTGCCGGAGGTTCAAAAACACCAATCTAAAACACAACCTCACAGCCCTGACTCTCGCTAGGCATAAATTGTGTAATCAGTGTCCACCAATTTCATGATCATACTCATAGTAGATCCTTAATTTTATGATTACGTTTCAACTTTTGGTGTCATCAttaactttcttcttttctctttctttgttcttcttttattaatttcctttcttttttctttatggcTTGAAGTTGATTTTGTTAGCATATGATAGTGATAGGGGTCACATCATAAAATTGTGCATCCTCCCTTATATAATAACACTCACTTAGTAGATGGTGTCAcgttatataattttattctttatgttTGTATTGGTGATTCCCAATCTAACAACTTCATCATACACAATAAGGGTCTAATAGTGCTATCAAAGCCAGGTTTAAGAGGGAAAAAACActccacaaccacaaccacaaccaccaccaccaccatcacccaCAACCTATAATCACTTTATTGAAttgttgaaattaatttttcaaacaatttgtAGTCAGTTATTAGGCTTAGTGACATTAGTGTCGTAAagtcacaatttgtacctaagcccaataATAGAAGGGTATAGACCCAAAGAacctaatacaataaatttgtagagagtgggttctAGATCTAATTGCTTATGGGCTTAGTTAACAACGGTAATAGCTCAAGATCACAAAACAATACTGATGAACAAGTTTATATGATGAAAAACTGTCATTGGACTCAAGGCGAGGAGCTAGTTCTTATATTCCTTACTTCTTAAAGGATGATTACAAAAATATccagtctacagtgttttctatCTTTCTCTCCGATCCCCCTTTTCTAAATGTCCTCCCCTCCTCTTATAtcatccttcttcttttctacACCCTCCATGTATGGATTAGATTActagtttagatacttgtcccattagcacttccctgaagtctttggaagtagctgtaaggctgaactttgatactcaggcatcacttctccattaatgcggctagatgTTTAGCtgtagagcatttaatgcgatggtagcagctttatcttggatatttcACAACCCTTCTTCCTATCTTGTATGTCCACCATGCATACCCTTACTTATAGGATCTCCTAGAACATTGCTTTTGGAAGTCAGGCAACACTTTACTACCTCGGCTTTATATAGCCGAGGAAAGATTCCTCCTCGAACCACCTTCCAAGATGACCTTGATCAGACTTTACCTCTTTACTCAACAACACGGCATCTTGGGTTGATACTTCCTTATCCTCGGACTATTTAACGTCCTTGGATTGAGCTTTCAGCCTAATAAGCACATACACATGTGATATTAGATTTATCGTCCCTACAAGTGTCTTATTATAATTATCATCAAAACATTGCCTATCCTGATGAACCACCATTTGGGTAAGAATTGTTGGTTTACCTTTCACCAGTGATATTAATCAAGTACATGAAGATTTTGttcttcaagaaaaatattgagaTTCTTATACTGAACAAGAAAAGGTACAAAAAGAAACATTGAATCAACTGGAAATTGAGATTAACAGTTTGGAAAttgaagaagaataaaataCCCATTTTTGGATTGATCCGGAGAATCCAGATCGACTTTATTTCAATATTGCAGTAACCCCATCTGAAAGTGAcccatttgaaattttagattTGGTTAAGAAAACTGCAATATTTGGAGAAGTTAATGCTAAAGAATCCACGTTAGAGGACAAGAGAAGTGAAGAAGATCAAACTTAGCAAGCACCGCTTCAAAAAGTAACTGCCCAAGA from Castanea sativa cultivar Marrone di Chiusa Pesio chromosome 6, ASM4071231v1 includes:
- the LOC142637846 gene encoding uncharacterized protein LOC142637846 encodes the protein MDVKSLAKSKRAHTQSHSKRPHGSHTKQKSITPSDGTNDAGRAKKPLGKQVPEKPHRSQGASRLPTNWDRYEEEFDSGSEDPSVSNSTSQPSDVILPKSKGADYCHLIAEAQSQSQSNLYMDSFPSLDDVMPGELNQGLGPMLSVRGEGILSWIGNDNFVVEDKTAATHEASFLSLNLHALAEQLAKIDLSQRLFIEANLLPPELCTEGIETSRCQESNQMQTCYSQASTTISEKFSEKFKIEDRSSEVTSSGSSGSSTNQTLSGRESISVKCIDVDLREIGKSTQNEASQSTAEHSVKAVLKHHNQKKLSTIEAADAEEELDMLLDSYGETKKAFNSSDFRSNNPFPVSQKEVYVAPSLSKIGPDSSKTSSGIANLDDALDDLLEETSNLMNQTGLSQPLEEKAVHRVQTSSSHSGTKSKVLDEFDSWLDTI